The window CCGAGGACCCCCTTCTGGCCTTCCGCACCCTGACCCGCCTGGTGCACGAGATGCGCAAGCTACTTTTCCTAGACCCCCTCCTGCCCGCCGAGCTGCTTCCGCCTGGTTTCCCAGGCCCCTCCGCCCGAGAGCGCTTCCTCGCCCTCCGGGAAGCCCTTTATCGGCAGGCCGAGCCCTTTCTTAAGGGGCTATCCCTCCCCTTCTCAGCCCTCTCACCCCAGGCCCGGTAACCTTTAGGGCATGAGGCGGCTTCTCTCCCTGCCCCTGGTCCTTTTTTCCCTCGCTCAGGCCCAGGTGGTCATCCCCTTTTGGCACACGGCAGGCCCACCGGGGAATAGCGTGGTGGAGGAGGCTATAAAGAGCTTCAACGAGTCCCAGCGCACCTACCGCCTGGAAGCCCGGTACGTGGGGGACTACCGGGAAGCGGGGGTAAAGCTCCTGGCCGCTTTGCGCTCGGGAGGGGCCCCGGTCCTTTTCCACGGGGAGCTTTCCTTCCTGCCCCGCTTGGCCCAGGAAGGGGTAGCCTTGGCCCTGAACCCCTACCTGCAAAACCTCCCCAAGGACCTCCACCCGGAGATGATGCGAACGGGCCAGGTCCGGGGCCAGACGTATGGCCTTCCCCTGGGGCTTTCGGTGCCTGTCCTTTACTACAACAAGGATGCCTTCCGCGCCCGGGGCCTTAGGCCCCCCAGGACCTGGGCCGAGGTGGAGGAGGCCGCCGGTAGGCTCACGGGCCGCACCAGCAAGGGGATGGTGATCTCCACCGACATCTGGAGCTTTAACGCCATCGTCATGAGCCTGGGGGGGAGCCTGGTGAAGGATGGGCTTCCCGCCTTCACCTCCAAGGAGGTGGTGGAGGCGTTGGAGATGCTTTACCGCATGGTGCAGAAGGGGCATGCCCAGGCCAGGAACCTGGCGGAGGCCCAGTTTGCCGTGGCCGATTTCCTGCGCACCAAGGCCTTCATGGGCATCGGGCCCACCACGGCCCTGCCCGTGGTCCTCTCCCAAACCTCCTTACCCTTCGCTGTGGGCCTAGCCCCCCTGCCGAGGCGGGAGGGGGGTGCGGTGCCCCTTTCCGGGGCGGCCTTGGCGGTGCTCAAAGGGGCAAGCCCCGAACAGGCCCGGGGGACAGTGGCCTTCTGGCTCCACTTCCTGGAACCCAAACGCCAGGCGGAGTGGGTGCGCACCACCTGGTACCTACCCCTCAGGAAGGAGGCGGAAAAAGAGCTGGCCGATTTCCTGAAAGATCCCGAAAGGCAAGGGGTCTTCGCCCAGGCGGAGGTGGGGCGTCCCTGGAGCCAGGACCCGGAGCTGGTGGTCTGGTATAGCTACCTGGAAGAGGCCCTGGAAAGGAGCCTCAAACAGGGGGTAAGGCCCGTGGCGGCCCTCGAGGAGGCCCAGAAAAAAGCCCTGGCGGTGGAAAGGCGGTAGGGCACCTTCTTTGGGCACCTACGGCGCCCGGTAGGGGGAGAAAAGGCCGGATACCCCTCCGACAAGGAGGGTGGTAAAATCCCCTCCATGAAAAAGCTGGTTGCCCTGGTCCTCTTCCTCCTTCCCGGCCTAGCCCAGGTGGAGGTTTCCTTCTGGCACTCCATGGATGGCCCCGCGGGCCGGCTTCTCTCCAGCTTCGCCCAGGAGTTCAACGCCCGGCAAGGGCTTTACCGGGTCACCCCCCAGTACGCGGGGGACTACCGGGATGCGGAAACCAAACTGGTGGCCTCCTTACGCACGGGAAGCCAACCCGTGCTTTTCCAGGCGGAGATCAGCTTCTTCCCCCGGCTCGTGGGGGAAGGCCGGGCCGTAGCCCTGGACGCCTACCTGAACCTAGACCGGGCCTTCCTGGAAGACCTCTTTGAACCCGCCTGGAACTACGGGGTCATGGATGGCAAGCGTTACGGCCTTCCCCTGAATACCTCCACCCCCGTGCTCTTCTACAACCTGGATGTCTTCCGGGCCAAAGGGCTTAAGGCCCCAAGGAACTGGAAGGAGTTTGAGGAGGTGGCCAAGGCCCTTACCTCCCGCCAGGCCAAGGGCTTCATCTTCGTCACCGACCCCCAGGCCTGGCTTTTTGAGGCCATGGTGACCAGCCGGGGCGGGAACCTGGTGCGGGAAGGCAAACCCAACTTTACCTCCAAGGAGGCCCTGGAGGCCCTGGAGATGCTCTGGCGCCTGAACAAGGCGGGGGCCCTTTCCGCAAGGAACATGGCCGAGGCCACTTTCGCCCAGCTGGACTTCGTGCGCACCAAGGGAATGATGGTCATGGCCTCCATCGCCAACTGGCCCGCCGCCGAGAACTTCTCCTTCGCCTTCACCCTGGGGGTGGCCCCCGTTCCCCGGGAGCCCGGGGGAAGGGTGCCCATGGGCGGAGCCCAGCTTTTAGTCCTGCGGGGGGCCACGGAAGCCCAGGTGCGGGGAGCCCTGGAGTTTTGGAAGTACCTCATGGAACCCGGGAACGTGGCCCGCTGGGTGGAGGCCAGCTACTACGTCCCGGTACGCAAGTCGGCCATCCCCCTCCTGGAGGGCTTCTATCGGGAAAACCCCTTCCGCAAGGTGGCCTTTGAGCAGATCGCCTATGCCCAGGAGCGCCCCCGCATCCCCCAGTTCTCCGCCTGGGCCAGCGTCCTGGCCGAGGCCCTGGAAAGGGCGCTAAAGGGTGGCGTACCTCCCCAGCGAGCCCTGGAGGAGGCCCAGAGAAAAGCGGAGGCCATCCGGTAACGCCCCCGAAAGACCCCCTAAAATGGCAGGGATGCGCCTAGGCTTTAGCCCCTTCAATGCGGAGATGGGGTACGAGGAGGCCTTCCGCCTGGCAGCGGAGCTGGGGCTGGACCTCGAGGTTCCCTACGACCTGCACGAGGTCCTGCCCCTGCCGGATGCCAGGGCCTTGCGGGCCACCGGGGAGGCCTTAGGAGTAGGGTTCACCCTCCACCTCCCCTTCGTGGAGATGAACCCGGCCAGCCTTATCCCCAGCGTCCGCGCCTTGGCGGAGGAGCGCCTGAAGCGGGCCCTGGAGTTTGGCGAGGCCCTGGGGGCCAAGGTGGGCGTGCTCCACACCGGCCAGGTGCCCGTGCGTCACCCCATGGCCTTAAGCCTGGCCCGGGAGGCCTTGGAAAAGACCCTCTCCTCCCTCCTTCCCCTCCCCTTTCCCGTGGCCCTGGAAAACCTGGCCCTATCCGAGGAGGACCTCCTCCGGGGCCCGGAGGAGCTAAAAGCCCTCCTGGAACGTTTCCCCCAGTACGGCTT is drawn from Thermus caldifontis and contains these coding sequences:
- a CDS encoding sugar phosphate isomerase/epimerase family protein; protein product: MRLGFSPFNAEMGYEEAFRLAAELGLDLEVPYDLHEVLPLPDARALRATGEALGVGFTLHLPFVEMNPASLIPSVRALAEERLKRALEFGEALGAKVGVLHTGQVPVRHPMALSLAREALEKTLSSLLPLPFPVALENLALSEEDLLRGPEELKALLERFPQYGFCLDVGHALVELGPQGPFLYWEALGNRLLHLHLHDNHGQRDDHLPVGTGRVPWERLAPYLKAFPGTAALEVSGGPAGVRQSWARLHALLV
- a CDS encoding ABC transporter substrate-binding protein, whose amino-acid sequence is MRRLLSLPLVLFSLAQAQVVIPFWHTAGPPGNSVVEEAIKSFNESQRTYRLEARYVGDYREAGVKLLAALRSGGAPVLFHGELSFLPRLAQEGVALALNPYLQNLPKDLHPEMMRTGQVRGQTYGLPLGLSVPVLYYNKDAFRARGLRPPRTWAEVEEAAGRLTGRTSKGMVISTDIWSFNAIVMSLGGSLVKDGLPAFTSKEVVEALEMLYRMVQKGHAQARNLAEAQFAVADFLRTKAFMGIGPTTALPVVLSQTSLPFAVGLAPLPRREGGAVPLSGAALAVLKGASPEQARGTVAFWLHFLEPKRQAEWVRTTWYLPLRKEAEKELADFLKDPERQGVFAQAEVGRPWSQDPELVVWYSYLEEALERSLKQGVRPVAALEEAQKKALAVERR
- a CDS encoding ABC transporter substrate-binding protein; this encodes MKKLVALVLFLLPGLAQVEVSFWHSMDGPAGRLLSSFAQEFNARQGLYRVTPQYAGDYRDAETKLVASLRTGSQPVLFQAEISFFPRLVGEGRAVALDAYLNLDRAFLEDLFEPAWNYGVMDGKRYGLPLNTSTPVLFYNLDVFRAKGLKAPRNWKEFEEVAKALTSRQAKGFIFVTDPQAWLFEAMVTSRGGNLVREGKPNFTSKEALEALEMLWRLNKAGALSARNMAEATFAQLDFVRTKGMMVMASIANWPAAENFSFAFTLGVAPVPREPGGRVPMGGAQLLVLRGATEAQVRGALEFWKYLMEPGNVARWVEASYYVPVRKSAIPLLEGFYRENPFRKVAFEQIAYAQERPRIPQFSAWASVLAEALERALKGGVPPQRALEEAQRKAEAIR